The following coding sequences are from one Methanosarcina sp. WWM596 window:
- a CDS encoding winged helix-turn-helix domain-containing protein, with protein MNSSLLELIFLSEKRKDLLLFLKEGPKTIEEIKNYLDAGSVAVLPQLKKLREASLVFKTEDVYILSPLGIAVAGKMQVMVSLLNVFGNCYEYWANHAIECIPTPLRNKIGDLENCTFSEPPDRTRLFDPHREFVENLATSKRIKGIASIFHPLYPSLFLTFAKKGVDISIIVTRPVYERIKEEYRTEFREFIHFRNACFYVCDEKIELSHAVTDRFLSLSLPFSDGTFDHKQDVMCFYPIALQWGEDLFAYYRDRSEKINEI; from the coding sequence ATGAACAGCTCACTTCTCGAATTAATCTTCCTCTCTGAAAAAAGGAAAGATCTTCTTTTATTTTTGAAGGAGGGGCCAAAAACGATCGAGGAAATAAAAAACTATCTGGATGCCGGTTCTGTAGCTGTCCTTCCTCAGCTCAAAAAACTAAGGGAAGCTTCTCTGGTATTCAAGACAGAAGACGTTTACATCCTGTCTCCTCTTGGCATAGCGGTAGCCGGGAAAATGCAGGTAATGGTGAGTTTGTTAAACGTTTTTGGTAACTGCTACGAGTACTGGGCAAACCATGCAATTGAGTGCATACCTACCCCTTTAAGGAACAAGATTGGAGATCTGGAAAACTGTACATTCTCCGAACCTCCTGACAGGACACGTCTTTTTGATCCTCACAGGGAATTTGTGGAAAACCTTGCAACATCAAAACGAATAAAAGGCATTGCCTCCATTTTCCACCCTCTTTACCCGTCTCTTTTTCTCACTTTCGCAAAAAAAGGAGTGGACATATCCATTATTGTAACCCGGCCGGTTTACGAGAGAATAAAAGAGGAATATCGAACTGAATTTCGAGAATTTATACATTTCCGGAATGCATGTTTCTATGTTTGTGACGAAAAAATAGAATTATCTCATGCTGTCACTGACAGGTTCCTCTCTCTAAGTCTTCCTTTTTCAGACGGCACTTTTGACCATAAACAGGATGTAATGTGTTTCTACCCCATTGCCCTTCAATGGGGAGAAGACCTTTTTGCTTACTACAGGGACAGATCAGAAAAAATAAATGAGATCTGA
- a CDS encoding ribose 1,5-bisphosphate isomerase, whose product MEKVKETAEKIRTMEIRGAGRIAKAAAEAIRDYAAGLEASSMEEFSSSIQEVSNFLINTRPTAVSLPNAVKLASRYSSGNVEEARQEIIKNANLFIERADRALEKIGKIGSRRIQDGDIIMTHCNSHAALSIITTAFEDGKDISVIATESRPRRQGLLTIRHLNGFGIPTALIVDSAVRYYMKDVDKVIVGADAIAANGALVNKIGTSQLALAAHEARKSFMVAAETFKFSPSTIVGNPIEIEERATDEVVDPAIIADLSHVQVKNPAFDFTPAEYIDMIVTDIGIIPPEMAYTVIKEHLGWEIGEI is encoded by the coding sequence ATGGAAAAAGTTAAGGAAACCGCAGAAAAGATCCGGACAATGGAAATCCGGGGTGCAGGCAGGATTGCAAAAGCTGCGGCTGAAGCCATCAGAGATTATGCTGCAGGGCTCGAAGCTTCCTCAATGGAGGAGTTTAGTTCCAGTATCCAGGAAGTTTCAAATTTTCTTATAAATACCCGCCCTACAGCTGTTTCCCTTCCGAATGCCGTAAAACTTGCTTCGAGATATTCTTCAGGAAATGTAGAAGAAGCAAGACAGGAAATCATCAAAAATGCAAACCTTTTTATCGAAAGAGCAGACCGCGCGCTTGAAAAAATCGGGAAAATCGGGTCAAGAAGAATTCAGGATGGAGACATTATCATGACCCACTGCAATTCTCATGCTGCTCTTTCTATCATCACCACGGCTTTTGAAGACGGAAAGGATATTTCGGTAATAGCCACCGAAAGCCGCCCAAGGCGTCAGGGGTTATTGACAATCCGGCACCTTAACGGCTTTGGAATCCCAACAGCCCTGATCGTGGACTCTGCCGTACGTTACTACATGAAAGACGTGGATAAGGTCATCGTTGGGGCGGACGCAATTGCAGCCAACGGAGCTCTTGTAAACAAAATCGGAACTTCTCAGCTTGCTCTTGCTGCTCATGAAGCCAGAAAAAGTTTTATGGTAGCTGCCGAGACCTTCAAGTTCAGCCCGAGCACCATTGTAGGAAATCCCATCGAAATCGAAGAAAGGGCTACAGATGAAGTAGTTGATCCTGCAATTATTGCGGACCTCTCCCACGTGCAGGTAAAAAACCCGGCTTTTGACTTTACGCCTGCTGAATACATCGACATGATCGTAACTGATATTGGAATTATTCCCCCGGAGATGGCATATACTGTTATAAAAGAGCACCTGGGATGGGAAATCGGGGAGATTTGA
- a CDS encoding ABC transporter ATP-binding protein translates to MSAEKSGTDGHNNGQKVIMQVENLSKTYIRGKIPVHALRCACITVRKGEFLAIMGPSGSGKSTLLALIGTLEEATDGKVILDGTDLTSVPEKLLPRVRREKIGFIFQHYNLIPTLSALENVELAMRFSRVPKKDRRERAKALLEDLGLGDRLNHKPTELSGGEQQRVSIARALANRPALILADEPTGEVDSKTRDSIVRVFKELSQKGQTILVVTHDPDVAKECSRVLRITDGMIKDN, encoded by the coding sequence ATGTCGGCAGAAAAATCCGGAACTGATGGACATAACAACGGACAGAAAGTAATCATGCAGGTTGAAAACCTCTCCAAAACCTATATCCGGGGCAAGATCCCTGTCCATGCCCTTCGCTGTGCCTGTATAACCGTACGTAAAGGAGAGTTCCTTGCCATCATGGGACCTTCTGGTTCAGGGAAATCGACCCTTCTTGCTCTGATCGGCACGCTTGAAGAAGCCACTGACGGAAAGGTTATCCTTGACGGAACAGACCTGACTTCGGTACCTGAAAAACTGCTTCCCCGCGTGAGAAGAGAAAAAATAGGTTTTATTTTCCAGCACTACAACCTGATCCCTACACTTTCAGCCCTTGAAAACGTGGAACTTGCAATGCGCTTTTCCAGAGTGCCAAAAAAAGATAGGAGAGAAAGAGCAAAAGCCCTGCTGGAAGACCTGGGTCTGGGAGACCGACTAAATCATAAACCCACTGAGCTGTCCGGGGGAGAGCAGCAGCGAGTCTCGATCGCCAGGGCACTTGCGAACAGGCCTGCCCTGATCCTTGCAGACGAGCCAACCGGAGAGGTGGACAGTAAAACCCGGGATTCCATTGTGCGGGTTTTTAAGGAATTGAGCCAGAAGGGGCAGACAATTCTTGTGGTTACCCACGACCCCGATGTTGCAAAGGAGTGTTCAAGAGTGCTGAGGATTACGGACGGAATGATCAAAGATAATTGA
- a CDS encoding ABC transporter permease yields MFDLIIRNITNRKVRSALTICGIALGIFAVIVMGAMSENFHQTFERSMSVTSDKIRVFAESGVFGGGLTDDKVSDVLRVAGVKDAYGLLMTTFDEDKMGMTGKQILGVPPEKSSVALNPVELKAGRFLNPGDSYSVVVGNNIKREYGLQIGSKFEIHDKYFTVVGILDYTGSIFDNAVIIPLETAQDLYNVGDSVSYIFAVPDERVDAEMLSKRIELSVKGTSTLSPGELEVQAKQSFMIFSVITISSGLLAAIIGGLCVMNTMLMSVAERTREFGILKAIGAETRDILLLTLGEASFMGLLGGILGIIVGVGAVYIMNAWLETTRIVLFLITPRLLIIAMVFALLIGALSGLYPAYRASKMSPMEALKHA; encoded by the coding sequence ATGTTTGACCTGATCATCCGAAACATAACGAACAGGAAAGTCCGGAGCGCACTGACAATCTGCGGGATAGCCCTCGGGATTTTTGCAGTTATAGTTATGGGCGCCATGTCTGAGAATTTCCACCAGACTTTTGAGCGTTCCATGAGCGTTACCAGCGATAAGATCCGGGTTTTTGCCGAAAGCGGGGTCTTTGGGGGAGGGCTCACGGACGATAAGGTAAGCGATGTGCTTCGCGTAGCCGGGGTAAAAGATGCCTATGGGCTTTTGATGACCACCTTTGATGAAGACAAGATGGGCATGACCGGCAAGCAAATCCTCGGCGTCCCCCCTGAAAAGTCCAGCGTTGCCCTTAACCCTGTAGAGCTGAAAGCAGGCCGCTTCCTCAATCCCGGAGATTCTTACAGTGTGGTCGTCGGAAACAACATCAAAAGAGAATACGGACTTCAGATAGGCAGCAAATTTGAAATCCATGACAAATATTTCACCGTTGTCGGAATCCTTGATTATACCGGCTCTATCTTTGATAATGCCGTAATCATTCCCCTTGAGACTGCCCAGGACCTTTATAATGTGGGGGATTCGGTATCCTATATCTTTGCCGTGCCTGACGAGAGGGTGGATGCCGAGATGCTCTCAAAACGCATCGAGTTAAGTGTAAAAGGCACAAGCACCCTTTCTCCGGGAGAACTTGAGGTTCAGGCAAAGCAGTCCTTCATGATTTTCAGCGTAATAACGATCAGCTCAGGGCTCCTTGCAGCAATCATAGGCGGGCTCTGCGTGATGAATACGATGCTCATGTCTGTTGCAGAAAGGACACGGGAATTCGGGATTTTGAAAGCCATAGGCGCAGAAACGCGGGACATCCTGCTCCTGACCCTCGGAGAGGCTTCATTCATGGGTTTATTAGGTGGAATTCTCGGAATTATAGTTGGGGTCGGGGCTGTCTATATTATGAATGCCTGGCTTGAAACGACAAGGATCGTCCTTTTCCTGATAACTCCGAGGCTTCTTATAATTGCCATGGTTTTTGCTCTGCTTATTGGCGCTCTTTCCGGGCTTTATCCAGCTTATAGGGCATCGAAGATGAGCCCAATGGAGGCTTTGAAGCATGCGTGA